The Bos indicus x Bos taurus breed Angus x Brahman F1 hybrid unplaced genomic scaffold, Bos_hybrid_MaternalHap_v2.0 tig00478984_arrow_arrow_obj, whole genome shotgun sequence DNA segment cttctcctggcaatcttgttttcCAGCtcatgattcatccagcccagcatttttcatgatgaattctgcatataagttaaataagagatGAACACATTTGGCCTTAACATACTCTTGCCAGTTTTGAACCACTCCACCATTCCATGTtggattctaactgttgcttcttgacctgcatacaggttttctcaggagacaggtaaggtggtctggtattcccatctctttaaggatattccacagtttgttgtgatcccacagtcaaaggctttgccatagttaATGGAgcagaattgatgtttttctggacttcccttgctttctctgtgatcaaaaaaaataggcaatttgatctctggtttgtctgccttttctaaagccagcttgtatCTGGAAGTTGTCAGTTCACGTACTGTCGAAGTCTAGcttaggattttgagcattaccttgctaggcTGTGAAATGAACACGGTcgtttggtagtttgaacattcttttgacATTACCCttcttgggactggaatgaaaactgaccttttacttCAAATTTTTGATGACCTAATATTTAAAGTGTAAATCTTACACAATATATGATTACCTATGTTTCCTCCTCAAGTGGCCAGCTCTGTGCTCAGGCTGGAGATGGGAACAAGGAGTTGTTTTCTCAGGTGCCAGGTTAACATTGTCTTTCTCCTGCTGGTTATGTTGTTGTACTTTCTTTCGTGAAAATTGGTTTTGCTGCACACTTAAGAAGCatgtatttttctgtatgtaCATCATGCTTTGAAAAGCttacttaaaaattaaagtcaCTTAGTCCACTGACAATAGAGACGGGGCTGTAGATGCATACACCTTCACTATCCATAGAGGCTGAAAGTGTTCATGTAGCAGAAGACACCTCCTATGTATGTAGGGATTCTACACAGCATCTATGACTGTGGTTAAGATGACTCAGGACTAGGGGTGTTTTTTGTCAAGAGTCTGGGAGGTGGAGGCTGGTGGTTGTTGCTCATCATTCTCCTCCAGGCTGTGTCGGATCCCATATCCAAAGTATATGAGAAATCCTAGTAAGGAAGTGAGAAAATGAGAAGGATAAGTAGGCACTCTTCCTGGTACAAGTGTCTAATAGGCCTCCTATTATGGTGGCCAAGAAGCTTAGGGGAGCTCAGTTTGGGATCTGTTACTCAAGAGGGCTCTTTATCCCAGAAAGCCACTTACCAATCACATTCCAGATGCCAAATATGGCCCAGGTCCCAGAAGTTATCTGCATCATCAAGTAAATGTTCACAAAGATGCTCACCAGTGGGAGGACAGGCAGAGCAGGGACCTGTGGGATCCGTGGATTTAGCAGTTCCCCTCACCCCCTGGATGTTTTAGACCATGAAGCGTGTTCACTCCAGGTGGACAGTTTGAGCACATAAGGTCACTTACCTTAAATAAAGAGGAATGGGGTTCTGGGGCTGCCTCCAGATGATGACTGTGACCCCAatgatgagcagcagcagcagcacagccactGGTGTGTACCCAGAGCCTGCAGAGAACCCCTGACTGGACCACTGGACCACGATCAGGCTCAAGATTATCATCAGGAGAACTTCAGGGTCAAGGTGGAGGAGAACAGGTTCAACTTCAGAAGCTGAAGAAGTCAAGACCTTGGGTCACACCTCTCCCCAGGCTGCCCACCTCAGCAAGGGCCCTCTATATCACCAAGCTCCTCAGTTGACAAAATATACATTTCAACACCATACTGTCAATTTCAGAAAACGACCAAAGAGAAATCCCACTGCTCACCGAGTAGTGAGGCACATCCGTAGACAATCTGGCCAGATTTCCTAGTGGGGATGGTGCTGATAGGGAACCATAGACTCTTTAGAACATTTGAGTTTCTTGCTTCAGGTTCAGAGTCCAACGGATGTTCATCAAGGTCAGGCAtctcaatttcctcctctgtgttcTCATTCTTGCTTAAATTCTGGTCTGGCTGGTACTGAATTAGAGGTTTTAAGGCAATATTAACAGCAGCAGCCCTACTCATCCAACATCACACAGCCTATTCCCCATGTATCCTGTCTTAAGCAGAGAAGGACTTTTAGAAGATAGCATGAAGGAGCAGATGGTTACCTCCCAACTAATCTCCAAGGCTCCACACCAATGTGTAGTGGGGTCTCACCTGAGGACAAGAACAGAAAATGCACCAGGGAGTTAATGAGCAGGGTCCCAACTGACACGAGGTCCACAAGGTCTGTCAACTTGAACAGTAATGCCATGACCCCTAGAATGAGGGCACAAACAAGGTGGGGAAGGGAGTGAGAAACATCTGGAAATATGTAAGTTAAGGTGtgggtttcattttttttgttttttacctgtAAGATTTCCAGCAGACATAATGGCCACGACACGGGTGCCTGTGCGGACATGGATCCGGGTAAGTATCCGGAAAAGGAGCCCGTCCTTTGCCATCATGTAGATCAAAGGAGGCATTCTGAACATGGCACTCTGAAGTCTGGAAGAGACGATGGAAACATATAAGGATGTGGAGAAGCAGGACAGACTGGGACTTCTCTCTTGTCAGCTTGGGGTAAGGTGTCTCTCTGTCTTCTCTACCAATCCTAAGGCTGGGAGATCTGAGCATCTGACAGTAGACAGGGAGAAAACCATGGCGCTAACCTGGATATAAGAGCACAGAGGGTGCCAATAGTCACGAAGTATCTGGCGGGGAGCCACCAACTATAGAGAATGGCTTGAGGCAAAGGGTCATGAGGCTGAATCTGGTGGTAGGGCACCATGAGGGTGAGTGCCGCTGAAACACCAGAGTAAGCTAAAAAGCAGATGAAGATCGTGATCATGATGCTCCAGGGGATGGAACGACGAGGATTTATAGCTTCTCCCcctgcagaaagggaagaagtgtTGGGTCAGGATAACACACTGGGTGAAATCCCCTTCCTTCTTGTACTCCACAAGCAGGCTTCCACTAAGCCAGGGGCAGCCAGTCTGTTCCCAAACCCCAGATGGGACATACAGTGACCGTCTTACCTTTAGTGGCAACAGCAGTAACACCAAAAAAAGTAGAAACACGTAGAtgctccctggagaatcccttcaAAGCCAAAAGGTGCAAACCCTCCAGAACCCAGAAGGCCCAAGCTAtggtgagagaaggaaagagaaataacgTGGGTGAGGCGTGTTAAGCCATCTCTACTGAGCTTCTTCCTTCATACCTCAAGTCCTGGCTTCAGGACTCACTTCATCTGGATCCACCAGCCCAGATATCTTTAGTTCATACCGTACCAGCTCTGCATGCCCGTCACCCATATATTATGGCCAATATTACCCTCCTAACCATAGATGTCTCTGGATCCAGATGTGTTCAGTTTGTAGTCTTGTTCTGTGAGCTTCCAGTTATGCAGATCTCCCTTAACAAAGCCAGTGATGATAATGAAAATGAGAACCAAAATGTTGATTCCTATGGATATTTTGGTAACCAGGATGGACTCACGAGCTCCAAGAAGCAGTAGTCCTGTGGGAAAGATGTAATATAAAACACTCAAACTATTGATATATTATAgatacactggtcatagaaacaccctttttctttaaaataataatttatttattttaattggaggataattactttaaaatattgtattggttttgccatacatcaacatgaatccgccacaggtatacacctgttccccatcttgaaccccctccctcctccctccggtaccatccctctgggtcttctcaGTGCACAAGCAGCTTCTCTAACCAAGaaacttgacaagccacctgtacaaccccacccacagcaaggaaactccacaataaagagaacttcaccactgccagaatacagaaaggatacACCAAACTCAGcaacataaacaagatgaagagacaaaggaatacccagcaggttaaggaacaggataaatgttcaccaaactaaacaaaagaggaagagatagggaatctacctgataaagaattctgaataatgatagtgaaaatgatccaaaacttgaaatcaaaatgaaatcacagataaatagcctggagacaaggattgagaagatgcaagaaaggtttaacaaggacctagaagaaataaaaagagtcaatatgtaatgaataatgcaataaatgagatcaaaaacactctggaggcaacaaatagtagaataacagaggcagaagataagattagtgaattagaagacagaatggtagaaataaatgaatcagagaggaaaaagaaaaacgaattaaaagaaatgagaacaatctcagagacctccaggacagtgttaaacgccccaacattcgaatcataggagtcccagaagaagaggacatggaaacaccctttttcaacaacgcAAGAGATGACTCctcacttggacatcaccagaaggtcaatactgaaatcagatttattataatctttgtagctgaagatggagaggctctatacagtcagcaaaagtaaGACCTGGAGCTGGCAGGCTCAGATCATTAGCTccctattgcaaaattcaggcttaaattgaagaaagtagggaaaactactagaccattcaggtatgacctaaataaaatccattatgattatacagtggaggtgagaaatagattcaagggattagatctggtaggcaGACTGTCTGAAGAATTAGGAATAGAGATtcctaacactgtacaggaggcagtgaccaaaaccatccccaagaaaaagaaatgcaaaaaggcaaaatggttgtctgagaaggctttaaaaatagctgagggaatatgagaagtgaaaggcaaagaagaaagggaaagatataatgaactgaatgcagaatttcagagAATAGAAGGGTGAGACAAGAAAGCcatcttaagtgaacaatgcaaagaaacagaggaaaacagtaggatgggaaagactagagatctcttcaaggaaattggggatattaagggaacatttcatggaaggatgggcatgataaagaacagaaatggtaaggcctaacagaagcagaagagattaagaagaggtggcaagaatacccagaactacacaaaaaaggtctCAGTGGCCTGGATAACCAAGATGTGTGGTCAATCACCTAgaaccaggcatcctggagtgtgaagtcaagtgggtcttaggaagcaatactacaacaaagctagtggaagtgatggaattccagctgagcgatttcaaatcctaaaagatgatgctgtgaaagtgctgtattcgATATGTGAACAAACTTGGGAAACTCAACAATAGCTTTAGGACTTCTAGATCAGTATTCATTCTaaccccaaagaagggaaatgccaaaaaatgttccaactactgtacaattgcactcatttcacatgctagcaagtttatgctcaaaatccttcaagctatgcttcagcaatatgtgaaccaagaactttcagatgtacaaagagttaagaaaatgcaaaggaccagagatcaaattgccaacatttattggatcacagagaaagtggGGGGAAATACCAGTAAatcatatacttctgcttcatttgactacactaaagcctttgactgtgtgt contains these protein-coding regions:
- the LOC113889423 gene encoding cationic amino acid transporter 3-like; protein product: MLRSGVYIVAGAVAKYIAGPATIISFLVAALFSMLSGLCYAEFGAWVPRSGSVYLYSYVTMGQLYAFVIGWNRILPLVIGGEAINPRRSIPWSIMITIFICFLAYSGVSAALTLMVPYHQIQPHDPLPQAILYSWWLPARYFVTIGTLCALISRLQSAMFRMPPLIYMMAKDGLLFRILTRIHVRTGTRVVAIMSAGNLTGVMALLFKLTDLVDLVSVGTLLINSLVHFLFLSSGETPLHIGVEPWRLVGR